In Balearica regulorum gibbericeps isolate bBalReg1 chromosome 26, bBalReg1.pri, whole genome shotgun sequence, one genomic interval encodes:
- the CIRBP gene encoding cold-inducible RNA-binding protein isoform X6, with translation MASDEGKLFVGGLSFDTNEQSLEQVFSKYGQISEVVVVKDRETQRSRGFGFVTFENIDDAKDAMMAMNGKSVDGRQIRVDQAGKSSENRSRGYRGGSSGGRGFFRGGRGRGRGFSRGGGDRGYGGSRFDSRSGGYNGSRDYYNSRSQGGYGDRSSGGSYRDSYDSYATHNE, from the exons ATGGCATCAGATGAGGGAAAACTCTTTGTCGGTGGACTGAGTTTTGACACCAATGAGCAGTCATTGGAACAAGTCTTCTCGAAATACGGGCAGATTTCTGAAG TTGTTGTGGTGAAAGACAGAGAGACTCAGAGATCCAGAGGTTTCGGCTTtgttacttttgaaaatatagaTGATGCTAAAGATGCAATGATGGCCATGAATGGAAAG tCTGTAGATGGACGTCAGATCAGAGTTGATCAGGCTGGAAAATCATCAGAGAACAGATCTCGTGGATACAGAGGGGGGTCTTCTGGGGGCAGAGGTTTTTTCCGTGGTGGCAGAGGTCGGGGCCGTGGCTTTTCTAGAG GAGGTGGAGACAGAGGCTATGGTGGAAGCAGATTTGATTCCAGAAGTGGAGGGTATAACGGCTCCAGAGACTACTATAATAGCAG GAGTCAAGGTGGCTATGGCGACAGGTCTTCAGGAGGATCCTACAGAGACAGCTATGACAGTTACG CTACACACAACGAGTAA
- the CIRBP gene encoding cold-inducible RNA-binding protein isoform X10 has product MASDEGKLFVGGLSFDTNEQSLEQVFSKYGQISEVVVVKDRETQRSRGFGFVTFENIDDAKDAMMAMNGKSVDGRQIRVDQAGKSSENRSRGYRGGSSGGRGFFRGGRGRGRGFSRGGGDRGYGGSRFDSRSGGYNGSRDYYNSRSQGGYGDRSSGGSYRDSYDSYG; this is encoded by the exons ATGGCATCAGATGAGGGAAAACTCTTTGTCGGTGGACTGAGTTTTGACACCAATGAGCAGTCATTGGAACAAGTCTTCTCGAAATACGGGCAGATTTCTGAAG TTGTTGTGGTGAAAGACAGAGAGACTCAGAGATCCAGAGGTTTCGGCTTtgttacttttgaaaatatagaTGATGCTAAAGATGCAATGATGGCCATGAATGGAAAG tCTGTAGATGGACGTCAGATCAGAGTTGATCAGGCTGGAAAATCATCAGAGAACAGATCTCGTGGATACAGAGGGGGGTCTTCTGGGGGCAGAGGTTTTTTCCGTGGTGGCAGAGGTCGGGGCCGTGGCTTTTCTAGAG GAGGTGGAGACAGAGGCTATGGTGGAAGCAGATTTGATTCCAGAAGTGGAGGGTATAACGGCTCCAGAGACTACTATAATAGCAG GAGTCAAGGTGGCTATGGCGACAGGTCTTCAGGAGGATCCTACAGAGACAGCTATGACAGTTACG GCTGA
- the CIRBP gene encoding cold-inducible RNA-binding protein isoform X2 produces the protein MASDEGKLFVGGLSFDTNEQSLEQVFSKYGQISEVVVVKDRETQRSRGFGFVTFENIDDAKDAMMAMNGKSVDGRQIRVDQAGKSSENRSRGYRGGSSGGRGFFRGGRGRGRGFSRGGGDRGYGGSRFDSRSGGYNGSRDYYNSRSQGGYGDRSSGGSYRDSYDSYGKSWFKWE, from the exons ATGGCATCAGATGAGGGAAAACTCTTTGTCGGTGGACTGAGTTTTGACACCAATGAGCAGTCATTGGAACAAGTCTTCTCGAAATACGGGCAGATTTCTGAAG TTGTTGTGGTGAAAGACAGAGAGACTCAGAGATCCAGAGGTTTCGGCTTtgttacttttgaaaatatagaTGATGCTAAAGATGCAATGATGGCCATGAATGGAAAG tCTGTAGATGGACGTCAGATCAGAGTTGATCAGGCTGGAAAATCATCAGAGAACAGATCTCGTGGATACAGAGGGGGGTCTTCTGGGGGCAGAGGTTTTTTCCGTGGTGGCAGAGGTCGGGGCCGTGGCTTTTCTAGAG GAGGTGGAGACAGAGGCTATGGTGGAAGCAGATTTGATTCCAGAAGTGGAGGGTATAACGGCTCCAGAGACTACTATAATAGCAG GAGTCAAGGTGGCTATGGCGACAGGTCTTCAGGAGGATCCTACAGAGACAGCTATGACAGTTACGGTAAGTCTTGGTTCAAATGGGAATGA
- the CIRBP gene encoding cold-inducible RNA-binding protein isoform X1 — MASDEGKLFVGGLSFDTNEQSLEQVFSKYGQISEVVVVKDRETQRSRGFGFVTFENIDDAKDAMMAMNGKSVDGRQIRVDQAGKSSENRSRGYRGGSSGGRGFFRGGRGRGRGFSRGGGDRGYGGSRFDSRSGGYNGSRDYYNSSRSQGGYGDRSSGGSYRDSYDSYGKSWFKWE, encoded by the exons ATGGCATCAGATGAGGGAAAACTCTTTGTCGGTGGACTGAGTTTTGACACCAATGAGCAGTCATTGGAACAAGTCTTCTCGAAATACGGGCAGATTTCTGAAG TTGTTGTGGTGAAAGACAGAGAGACTCAGAGATCCAGAGGTTTCGGCTTtgttacttttgaaaatatagaTGATGCTAAAGATGCAATGATGGCCATGAATGGAAAG tCTGTAGATGGACGTCAGATCAGAGTTGATCAGGCTGGAAAATCATCAGAGAACAGATCTCGTGGATACAGAGGGGGGTCTTCTGGGGGCAGAGGTTTTTTCCGTGGTGGCAGAGGTCGGGGCCGTGGCTTTTCTAGAG GAGGTGGAGACAGAGGCTATGGTGGAAGCAGATTTGATTCCAGAAGTGGAGGGTATAACGGCTCCAGAGACTACTATAATAGCAG cagGAGTCAAGGTGGCTATGGCGACAGGTCTTCAGGAGGATCCTACAGAGACAGCTATGACAGTTACGGTAAGTCTTGGTTCAAATGGGAATGA
- the CIRBP gene encoding cold-inducible RNA-binding protein isoform X8, with product MASDEGKLFVGGLSFDTNEQSLEQVFSKYGQISEVVVVKDRETQRSRGFGFVTFENIDDAKDAMMAMNGKSVDGRQIRVDQAGKSSENRSRGYRGGSSGGRGFFRGGRGRGRGFSRGGDRGYGGSRFDSRSGGYNGSRDYYNSRSQGGYGDRSSGGSYRDSYDSYATHNE from the exons ATGGCATCAGATGAGGGAAAACTCTTTGTCGGTGGACTGAGTTTTGACACCAATGAGCAGTCATTGGAACAAGTCTTCTCGAAATACGGGCAGATTTCTGAAG TTGTTGTGGTGAAAGACAGAGAGACTCAGAGATCCAGAGGTTTCGGCTTtgttacttttgaaaatatagaTGATGCTAAAGATGCAATGATGGCCATGAATGGAAAG tCTGTAGATGGACGTCAGATCAGAGTTGATCAGGCTGGAAAATCATCAGAGAACAGATCTCGTGGATACAGAGGGGGGTCTTCTGGGGGCAGAGGTTTTTTCCGTGGTGGCAGAGGTCGGGGCCGTGGCTTTTCTAGAG GTGGAGACAGAGGCTATGGTGGAAGCAGATTTGATTCCAGAAGTGGAGGGTATAACGGCTCCAGAGACTACTATAATAGCAG GAGTCAAGGTGGCTATGGCGACAGGTCTTCAGGAGGATCCTACAGAGACAGCTATGACAGTTACG CTACACACAACGAGTAA
- the CIRBP gene encoding cold-inducible RNA-binding protein isoform X7, with protein MASDEGKLFVGGLSFDTNEQSLEQVFSKYGQISEVVVVKDRETQRSRGFGFVTFENIDDAKDAMMAMNGKSVDGRQIRVDQAGKSSENRSRGYRGGSSGGRGFFRGGRGRGRGFSRGGDRGYGGSRFDSRSGGYNGSRDYYNSSRSQGGYGDRSSGGSYRDSYDSYATHNE; from the exons ATGGCATCAGATGAGGGAAAACTCTTTGTCGGTGGACTGAGTTTTGACACCAATGAGCAGTCATTGGAACAAGTCTTCTCGAAATACGGGCAGATTTCTGAAG TTGTTGTGGTGAAAGACAGAGAGACTCAGAGATCCAGAGGTTTCGGCTTtgttacttttgaaaatatagaTGATGCTAAAGATGCAATGATGGCCATGAATGGAAAG tCTGTAGATGGACGTCAGATCAGAGTTGATCAGGCTGGAAAATCATCAGAGAACAGATCTCGTGGATACAGAGGGGGGTCTTCTGGGGGCAGAGGTTTTTTCCGTGGTGGCAGAGGTCGGGGCCGTGGCTTTTCTAGAG GTGGAGACAGAGGCTATGGTGGAAGCAGATTTGATTCCAGAAGTGGAGGGTATAACGGCTCCAGAGACTACTATAATAGCAG cagGAGTCAAGGTGGCTATGGCGACAGGTCTTCAGGAGGATCCTACAGAGACAGCTATGACAGTTACG CTACACACAACGAGTAA
- the CIRBP gene encoding cold-inducible RNA-binding protein isoform X4: protein MASDEGKLFVGGLSFDTNEQSLEQVFSKYGQISEVVVVKDRETQRSRGFGFVTFENIDDAKDAMMAMNGKSVDGRQIRVDQAGKSSENRSRGYRGGSSGGRGFFRGGRGRGRGFSRGGDRGYGGSRFDSRSGGYNGSRDYYNSRSQGGYGDRSSGGSYRDSYDSYGKSWFKWE from the exons ATGGCATCAGATGAGGGAAAACTCTTTGTCGGTGGACTGAGTTTTGACACCAATGAGCAGTCATTGGAACAAGTCTTCTCGAAATACGGGCAGATTTCTGAAG TTGTTGTGGTGAAAGACAGAGAGACTCAGAGATCCAGAGGTTTCGGCTTtgttacttttgaaaatatagaTGATGCTAAAGATGCAATGATGGCCATGAATGGAAAG tCTGTAGATGGACGTCAGATCAGAGTTGATCAGGCTGGAAAATCATCAGAGAACAGATCTCGTGGATACAGAGGGGGGTCTTCTGGGGGCAGAGGTTTTTTCCGTGGTGGCAGAGGTCGGGGCCGTGGCTTTTCTAGAG GTGGAGACAGAGGCTATGGTGGAAGCAGATTTGATTCCAGAAGTGGAGGGTATAACGGCTCCAGAGACTACTATAATAGCAG GAGTCAAGGTGGCTATGGCGACAGGTCTTCAGGAGGATCCTACAGAGACAGCTATGACAGTTACGGTAAGTCTTGGTTCAAATGGGAATGA
- the CIRBP gene encoding cold-inducible RNA-binding protein isoform X11: MASDEGKLFVGGLSFDTNEQSLEQVFSKYGQISEVVVVKDRETQRSRGFGFVTFENIDDAKDAMMAMNGKSVDGRQIRVDQAGKSSENRSRGYRGGSSGGRGFFRGGRGRGRGFSRGGDRGYGGSRFDSRSGGYNGSRDYYNSSRSQGGYGDRSSGGSYRDSYDSYG, encoded by the exons ATGGCATCAGATGAGGGAAAACTCTTTGTCGGTGGACTGAGTTTTGACACCAATGAGCAGTCATTGGAACAAGTCTTCTCGAAATACGGGCAGATTTCTGAAG TTGTTGTGGTGAAAGACAGAGAGACTCAGAGATCCAGAGGTTTCGGCTTtgttacttttgaaaatatagaTGATGCTAAAGATGCAATGATGGCCATGAATGGAAAG tCTGTAGATGGACGTCAGATCAGAGTTGATCAGGCTGGAAAATCATCAGAGAACAGATCTCGTGGATACAGAGGGGGGTCTTCTGGGGGCAGAGGTTTTTTCCGTGGTGGCAGAGGTCGGGGCCGTGGCTTTTCTAGAG GTGGAGACAGAGGCTATGGTGGAAGCAGATTTGATTCCAGAAGTGGAGGGTATAACGGCTCCAGAGACTACTATAATAGCAG cagGAGTCAAGGTGGCTATGGCGACAGGTCTTCAGGAGGATCCTACAGAGACAGCTATGACAGTTACG GCTGA
- the FAM174C gene encoding protein FAM174C isoform X2, translating into MLRPEPLCRRRLLLLLLLLHVGRAADPAPPAAPTPLNATEAPRAAAGNGTQRGLPPGSRRPLGWGLPVLKRAVYVLSALSLLAALYFLLQAFRLKKPQRKKYGLLSNYDENIEMASFDSDEDTVFETRNLRR; encoded by the exons ATGCTGCGGCCGGAGCCCCtctgccgccgccgcctgctgctcctgctcctgctcctgcacgTCGGCCGGGCCGCCGACCCCGCTCCTCCGGCCGCCCCGACCCCGCTCAACGCTACGGAAGCGCCGCGGGCGGCCGCGGGTAACGGGACGCAACGGGGCCTGCCGCCGGGATCGCGGCGACCGCTGGGGTGGGGGCTGCCGGTGCTGAAGCGGGCGGTGTACGTGCTGAGCGCCCTCTCATTGCTGGCCGCGCTCTATTTCCTACTACAGGCGTTCCG GTTGAAGAAACCTCAGCGGAAGAAATACGGCCTTCTGTCGAATTACGACGAGAACATAGAGATGGCCTCCTTCGACAGCGACGAGGACACGGTGTTCGAAACAAGAAATCTGAGGCG atga
- the CIRBP gene encoding cold-inducible RNA-binding protein isoform X3 — translation MASDEGKLFVGGLSFDTNEQSLEQVFSKYGQISEVVVVKDRETQRSRGFGFVTFENIDDAKDAMMAMNGKSVDGRQIRVDQAGKSSENRSRGYRGGSSGGRGFFRGGRGRGRGFSRGGDRGYGGSRFDSRSGGYNGSRDYYNSSRSQGGYGDRSSGGSYRDSYDSYGKSWFKWE, via the exons ATGGCATCAGATGAGGGAAAACTCTTTGTCGGTGGACTGAGTTTTGACACCAATGAGCAGTCATTGGAACAAGTCTTCTCGAAATACGGGCAGATTTCTGAAG TTGTTGTGGTGAAAGACAGAGAGACTCAGAGATCCAGAGGTTTCGGCTTtgttacttttgaaaatatagaTGATGCTAAAGATGCAATGATGGCCATGAATGGAAAG tCTGTAGATGGACGTCAGATCAGAGTTGATCAGGCTGGAAAATCATCAGAGAACAGATCTCGTGGATACAGAGGGGGGTCTTCTGGGGGCAGAGGTTTTTTCCGTGGTGGCAGAGGTCGGGGCCGTGGCTTTTCTAGAG GTGGAGACAGAGGCTATGGTGGAAGCAGATTTGATTCCAGAAGTGGAGGGTATAACGGCTCCAGAGACTACTATAATAGCAG cagGAGTCAAGGTGGCTATGGCGACAGGTCTTCAGGAGGATCCTACAGAGACAGCTATGACAGTTACGGTAAGTCTTGGTTCAAATGGGAATGA
- the FAM174C gene encoding protein FAM174C isoform X1, producing MLRPEPLCRRRLLLLLLLLHVGRAADPAPPAAPTPLNATEAPRAAAGNGTQRGLPPGSRRPLGWGLPVLKRAVYVLSALSLLAALYFLLQAFRPRSEGPRTERKTRFRLKKPQRKKYGLLSNYDENIEMASFDSDEDTVFETRNLRR from the exons ATGCTGCGGCCGGAGCCCCtctgccgccgccgcctgctgctcctgctcctgctcctgcacgTCGGCCGGGCCGCCGACCCCGCTCCTCCGGCCGCCCCGACCCCGCTCAACGCTACGGAAGCGCCGCGGGCGGCCGCGGGTAACGGGACGCAACGGGGCCTGCCGCCGGGATCGCGGCGACCGCTGGGGTGGGGGCTGCCGGTGCTGAAGCGGGCGGTGTACGTGCTGAGCGCCCTCTCATTGCTGGCCGCGCTCTATTTCCTACTACAGGCGTTCCG CCCCAGGTCAGAGGGACCCAGAACCGAACGCAAAACCCGTTTCAGGTTGAAGAAACCTCAGCGGAAGAAATACGGCCTTCTGTCGAATTACGACGAGAACATAGAGATGGCCTCCTTCGACAGCGACGAGGACACGGTGTTCGAAACAAGAAATCTGAGGCG atga
- the CIRBP gene encoding cold-inducible RNA-binding protein isoform X5, with product MASDEGKLFVGGLSFDTNEQSLEQVFSKYGQISEVVVVKDRETQRSRGFGFVTFENIDDAKDAMMAMNGKSVDGRQIRVDQAGKSSENRSRGYRGGSSGGRGFFRGGRGRGRGFSRGGGDRGYGGSRFDSRSGGYNGSRDYYNSSRSQGGYGDRSSGGSYRDSYDSYATHNE from the exons ATGGCATCAGATGAGGGAAAACTCTTTGTCGGTGGACTGAGTTTTGACACCAATGAGCAGTCATTGGAACAAGTCTTCTCGAAATACGGGCAGATTTCTGAAG TTGTTGTGGTGAAAGACAGAGAGACTCAGAGATCCAGAGGTTTCGGCTTtgttacttttgaaaatatagaTGATGCTAAAGATGCAATGATGGCCATGAATGGAAAG tCTGTAGATGGACGTCAGATCAGAGTTGATCAGGCTGGAAAATCATCAGAGAACAGATCTCGTGGATACAGAGGGGGGTCTTCTGGGGGCAGAGGTTTTTTCCGTGGTGGCAGAGGTCGGGGCCGTGGCTTTTCTAGAG GAGGTGGAGACAGAGGCTATGGTGGAAGCAGATTTGATTCCAGAAGTGGAGGGTATAACGGCTCCAGAGACTACTATAATAGCAG cagGAGTCAAGGTGGCTATGGCGACAGGTCTTCAGGAGGATCCTACAGAGACAGCTATGACAGTTACG CTACACACAACGAGTAA
- the CIRBP gene encoding cold-inducible RNA-binding protein isoform X9 — MASDEGKLFVGGLSFDTNEQSLEQVFSKYGQISEVVVVKDRETQRSRGFGFVTFENIDDAKDAMMAMNGKSVDGRQIRVDQAGKSSENRSRGYRGGSSGGRGFFRGGRGRGRGFSRGGGDRGYGGSRFDSRSGGYNGSRDYYNSSRSQGGYGDRSSGGSYRDSYDSYG, encoded by the exons ATGGCATCAGATGAGGGAAAACTCTTTGTCGGTGGACTGAGTTTTGACACCAATGAGCAGTCATTGGAACAAGTCTTCTCGAAATACGGGCAGATTTCTGAAG TTGTTGTGGTGAAAGACAGAGAGACTCAGAGATCCAGAGGTTTCGGCTTtgttacttttgaaaatatagaTGATGCTAAAGATGCAATGATGGCCATGAATGGAAAG tCTGTAGATGGACGTCAGATCAGAGTTGATCAGGCTGGAAAATCATCAGAGAACAGATCTCGTGGATACAGAGGGGGGTCTTCTGGGGGCAGAGGTTTTTTCCGTGGTGGCAGAGGTCGGGGCCGTGGCTTTTCTAGAG GAGGTGGAGACAGAGGCTATGGTGGAAGCAGATTTGATTCCAGAAGTGGAGGGTATAACGGCTCCAGAGACTACTATAATAGCAG cagGAGTCAAGGTGGCTATGGCGACAGGTCTTCAGGAGGATCCTACAGAGACAGCTATGACAGTTACG GCTGA